The Globicephala melas chromosome 20, mGloMel1.2, whole genome shotgun sequence genome contains a region encoding:
- the POLR2A gene encoding DNA-directed RNA polymerase II subunit RPB1 isoform X3 yields MSVTEGGIKYPETTEGGRPKLGGLMDPRQGVIERTGRCQTCAGNMTECPGHFGHIELAKPVFHVGFLVKTMKVLRCVCFFCSKLLVDSNNPKIKDILAKSKGQPKKRLTHVYDLCKGKNICEGGEEMDNKFGVEQPEGDEDLTKEKGHGGCGRYQPRIRRSGLELYAEWKHVNEDSQEKKILLSPERVHEIFKRISDEECFVLGMEPRYARPEWMIVTVLPVPPLSVRPAVVMQGSARNQDDLTHKLADIVKINNQLRRNEQNGAAAHVIAEDVKLLQFHVATMVDNELPGLPRAMQKSGRPLKSLKQRLKGKEGRVRGNLMGKRVDFSARTVITPDPNLSIDQVGVPRSIAANMTFAEIVTPFNIDRLQELVRRGNSQYPGAKYIIRDNGDRIDLRFHPKPSDLHLQTGYKVERHMCDGDIVIFNRQPTLHKMSMMGHRVRILPWSTFRLNLSVTTPYNADFDGDEMNLHLPQSLETRAEIQELAMVPRMIVTPQSNRPVMGIVQDTLTAVRKFTKRDVFLERGEVMNLLMFLSTWDGKVPQPAILKPRPLWTGKQIFSLIIPGHINCIRTHSTHPDDEDSGPYKHISPGDTKVVVENGELIMGILCKKSLGTSAGSLVHISYLEMGHDITRLFYSNIQTVINNWLLIEGHTIGIGDSIADSKTYQDIQNTIKKAKQDVIEVIEKAHNNELEPTPGNTLRQTFENQVNRILNDARDKTGSSAQKSLSEYNNFKSMVVSGAKGSKINISQVIAVVGQQNVEGKRIPFGFKHRTLPHFIKDDYGPESRGFVENSYLAGLTPTEFFFHAMGGREGLIDTAVKTAETGYIQRRLIKSMESVMVKYDATVRNSINQVVQLRYGEDGLAGESVEFQNLATLKPSNKAFEKKFRFDYTNERALRRTLQEDVVKDVLSNAHIQNELEREFERMREDREVLRVIFPTGDSKVVLPCNLLRMIWNAQKIFHINPRLPSDLHPIKVVEGVKELSKKLVIVNGDDPLSRQAQENATLLFNIHLRSTLCSRRMAEEFRLSGEAFDWLLGEIESKFNQAIAHPGEMVGALAAQSLGEPATQMTLNTFHYAGVSAKNVTLGVPRLKELINISKKPKTPSLTVFLLGQSARDAERAKDILCRLEHTTLRKVTANTAIYYDPNPQSTVVAEDQEWVNVYYEMPDFDVARISPWLLRVELDRKHMTDRKLTMEQIAEKINAGFGDDLNCIFNDDNAEKLVLRIRIMNSDENKMQEEEEVVDKMDDDVFLRCIESNMLTDMTLQGIEQISKVYMHLPQTDNKKKIIITEDGEFKALQEWILETDGVSLMRVLSEKDVDPVRTTSNDIVEIFTVLGIEAVRKALERELYHVISFDGSYVNYRHLALLCDTMTCRGHLMAITRHGVNRQDTGPLMKCSFEETVDVLMEAAAHGESDPMKGVSENIMLGQLAPAGTGCFDLLLDAEKCKYGMEIPTNIPGLGAAGPTGMFFGSAPSPMGGISPAMTPWNQGATPAYGAWSPSVGSGMTPGAAGFSPSAASDASGFSPGYSPAWSPTPGSPGSPGPSSPYIPSPGGAMSPSYSPTSPAYEPRSPGGYTPQSPSYSPTSPSYSPTSPSYSPTSPNYSPTSPSYSPTSPSYSPTSPSYSPTSPSYSPTSPSYSPTSPSYSPTSPSYSPTSPSYSPTSPSYSPTSPSYSPTSPSYSPTSPSYSPTSPSYSPTSPSYSPTSPSYSPTSPNYSPTSPNYTPTSPSYSPTSPSYSPTSPNYTPTSPNYSPTSPSYSPTSPSYSPTSPSYSPSSPRYTPQSPTYTPSSPSYSPSSPSYSPTSPKYTPTSPSYSPSSPEYTPTSPKYSPTSPKYSPTSPKYSPTSPTYSPTTPKYSPTSPTYSPTSPVYTPTSPKYSPTSPTYSPTSPKYSPTSPTYSPTSPKGSTYSPTSPGYSPTSPTYSLTSPAISPDDSDEEN; encoded by the exons ATGTCTGTGACAGAGGGCGGCATCAAATACCCAGAGACCACCGAGGGAGGCCGCCCCAAGCTTGGGGGGCTGATGGATCCGAGGCAGGGGGTGATTGAGAGGACTGGCCGCTGCCAAACCTGTGCAG GAAACATGACAGAGTGTCCTGGCCACTTTGGCCACATTGAGCTGGCCAAACCTGTGTTCCATGTCGGCTTCCTGGTCAAGACAATGAAAGTTTTGCGCTGCGTCTGCTTCTTCTGCTCCAAATTGCTTGTGGACTCT AACAACCCAAAGATCAAGGACATTTTGGCTAAGTCCAAGGGGCAGCCCAAGAAGCGGCTCACACACGTCTATGACCTCTGCAAGGGCAAAAACATCTGCGAGGGCGGGGAGGAGATGGACAACAAGTTCGGTGTGGAGCAGCCTGAGGGCGATGAGGATTTGACCAAAGAAAAG GGCCACGGCGGCTGTGGGCGGTACCAGCCCCGGATCCGGCGCTCCGGCCTGGAGCTGTACGCAGAGTGGAAGCACGTCAACGAGGACTCTCAGGAGAAGAAGATCCTGCTGAGTCCTGAGCGGGTGCACGAGATCTTCAAACGCATCTCAGATGAGGAGTGCTTCGTCCTGGGCATGGAGCCTCGCTACGCCCGGCCCGAGTGGATGATTGTCACTGTGCTGCCCGTGCCCCCGCTCTCCGTGCGGCCTGCTGTTGTGATGCAGGGCTCTGCCCGCAACCAG GATGACCTGACACACAAACTGGCCGACATCGTGAAGATCAACAATCAGCTTCGGCGCAACGAGCAGAACGGCGCGGCCGCGCATGTCATCGCTGAGGACGTGAAGCTCCTCCAGTTCCACGTGGCCACCATGGTGGACAACGAGCTGCCTGGCTTGCCTCGT GCCATGCAGAAGTCTGGGCGTCCCCTCAAGTCCCTGAAGCAGCGGTTGAAGGGCAAGGAAGGCCGTGTGCGCGGGAACCTGATGGGCAAGCGGGTGGACTTCTCGGCCCGCACTGTCATCACCCCCGACCCCAACCTCTCCATTGACCAGGTTGGCGTGCCTCGCTCCATTGCCGCCAATATGACCTTTGCGGAGATCGTCACCCCCTTCAACATTGACAG ACTTCAGGAACTAGTGCGCAGGGGGAACAGCCAGTACCCAGGGGCCAAGTACATCATCCGGGACAACGGTGATCGCATTGACCTGCGTTTCCACCCCAAACCCAGTGACCTTCACCTGCAGACTGGCTATAAG GTGGAACGGCACATGTGCGATGGGGACATTGTTATCTTCAACCGGCAGCCAACTTTGCACAAAATGTCCATGATGGGACATCGGGTTCGCATCCTGCCCTGGTCTACTTTTCGCTTGAATCTTAG TGTGACAACTCCATACAATGCCGATTTTGATGGGGATGAGATGAACTTGCACCTGCCACAGTCCCTGGAGACACGGGCTGAGATCCAGGAGCTCGCCATGGTGCCACGCATGATTGTCACCCCCCAGAGCAATCGCCCGGTTATGGGCATTGTGCAGGACACGCTGACCGCAGTGCGCAAATTCACCAAGAGGGATGTTTTCCTGGAGCGG GGGGAGGTGATGAACCTCCTGATGTTCCTGTCCACGTGGGACGGCAAGGTCCCACAGCCAGCCATCCTGAAGCCCCGGCCCCTGTGGACAGGGAAGCAGATCTTCTCCCTCATCATACCCGGCCACATCAACTGTATCCGCACCCACAGCACCCATCCCGATGATGAGGATAGTGGTCCTTACAAGCACATCTCTCCTGGGGACACCAAG GTGGTGGTGGAGAATGGGGAGCTGATCATGGGCATCCTGTGTAAGAAGTCTTTGGGCACATCAGCTGGCTCCCTGGTCCACATCTCTTACCTAGAGATGGGTCATGACATCACCCGCCTCTTCTACTCCAACATTCAGACTGTCATTAACAACTGGCTCCTCATTGAGG GTCATACCATTGGCATTGGGGACTCCATTGCTGATTCTAAGACTTACCAAGACATTCAGAACACTATTAAGAAGGCCAAGCAGGATGTAATAGAG GTCATTGAGAAGGCGCATAACAACGAGCTGGAGCCCACCCCGGGGAACACTTTGCGGCAGACCTTTGAGAACCAGGTGAACCGCATTCTCAACGATGCCCGAGACAAGACTGGCTCCTCTGCCCAGAAATCCCTGTCTGAATACAACAACTTTAAGTCAATGGTGGTGTCCGGGGCTAAAGGTTCCAAGATCAACATCTCCCAG GTCATTGCTGTCGTCGGGCAGCAGAACGTGGAGGGCAAGCGGATCCCGTTTGGGTTCAAGCACCGGACTCTGCCTCACTTCATCAAAGATGACTATGGGCCTGAGAGCCGTGGCTTCGTGGAGAACTCCTACCTGGCCGGCCTCACGCCCACCGAGTTCTTCTTCCATGCCATGGGGGGTCGTGAGGGGCTCATCGACACAGCTGTCAAGACTGCTGAGACTG GATACATCCAGCGGCGGCTGATCAAATCCATGGAGTCGGTGATGGTGAAGTATGACGCCACCGTGCGAAACTCCATCAATCAGGTGGTACAGCTGCGCTATGGTGAAGACGGCCTGGCGGGCGAGAGCGTTGAGTTCCAGAACCTGGCTACCCTCAAGCCTTCCAACAAGGCTTTCGAGAAGAA GTTCCGCTTTGATTATACCAATGAGAGGGCCCTGCGGCGCACCCTGCAGGAGGATGTGGTGAAGGACGTGCTGAGCAATGCACACATTCAGAACGAGCTGGAGCGAGAATTTGAGCGGATGCGTGAGGACAGGGAGGTGCTCAGGGTCATCTTCCCAACTGGTGACAGCAAG GTTGTCCTCCCCTGTAACCTGCTGCGCATGATCTGGAACGCTCAGAAGATCTTCCACATCAACCCTCGCCTTCCCTCTGACCTGCACCCCATCAAGGTGGTAGAGG GTGTCAAGGAGCTGAGCAAGAAGCTGGTGATTGTGAATGGGGACGACCCACTGAGCCGGCAGGCCCAGGAGAACGCCACCCTGCTCTTCAACATCCACCTGCGGTCCACGCTGTGCTCCCGCCGCATGGCCGAGGAGTTTCGGCTCAGCGGAGAGGCCTTCGACTGGCTGCTCGGAGAGATCGAGTCCAAGTTCAACCAAGCCATT GCCCATCCTGGGGAAATGGTGGGAGCTCTGGCTGCACAGTCCCTTGGAGAACCTGCCACCCAGATGACTCTGAACACCTTCCACTATGCTGGTGTGTCCGCCAAGAATGTGACACTGGGTGTGCCCCGACTTAAGGAGCTCATCAACATTTCCAAGAAGCCAAAGACCCCCTCACTTACTGTCTTCCTGCTGGGCCAGTCTGCTCGAGATGCTGAGAGAGCCAAG gataTTCTGTGCCGCCTGGAACATACAACGCTGAGGAAGGTGACTGCCAACACGGCCATCTACTATGACCCCAACCCCCAGAGCACGGTGGTGGCAGAGGATCAGGAGTGGGTGAATGTCTACTATGAGATGCCTGACTTTGATGTGGCCCGAATCTCCCCCTGGCTTTTGCGGGTGGAGCTGGACCGGAAGCACATGACTGATCGGAAGCTGACCATGGAGCAGATTGCCGAGAAGATCAATGCTG GTTTCGGTGATGACTTGAATTGCATCTTTAACGATGATAATGCAGAGAAGCTGGTGCTCCGTATCCGCATCATGAACAGTGATGAAAACAAGATGCAAGAG GAAGAAGAGGTGGTGGACAAGATGGATGACGACGTCTTCCTGCGCTGCATCGAGTCCAACATGCTGACAGATATGACCCTGCAGGGCATCGAGCAGATCAGCAAG GTGTACATGCACTTGCCGCAGACGGACAACAAGAAGAAGATCATCATCACAGAGGACGGGGAGTTCAAGGCCTTGCAGGAGTGGATCCTGGAGACGGATGGCGTGAGCCTCATGCGGGTGCTGAGCGAGAAGGACGTGGACCCTGTGCGCACCACGTCCAACGACATCGTGGAGATCTTCACG GTGCTGGGCATAGAAGCCGTGCGGAAGGCCCTGGAGCGGGAGCTGTACCACGTCATCTCCTTCGATGGTTCCTACGTCAATTACCGGCACTTGGCTCTCCTGTGTGATACCATGACCTGTCGTGGCCACTTGATGGCCATCACCCGACACGGAGTCAACCGCCAGGATACCGGACCTCTCATGAAGTGCTCCTTTGAGGAAACG GTGGATGTGCTTATGGAAGCAGCTGCACATGGAGAGAGCGACCCCATGAAGGGGGTGTCTGAGAACATCATGCTGGGCCAGCTGGCTCCAGCCGGCACTGGCTGTTTTGACCTCCTGCTCGATGCAGAGAAGTGCAAGTATGGCATGGAGATCCCCACCAACATCCCCGGCTTGGGGGCTGCCGGAC CCACCGGCATGTTCTTCGGCTCGGCCCCCAGTCCCATGGGAGGAATTTCTCCAGCCATGACACCCTGGAACCAGGGCGCAACCCCAGCCTACGGTGCCTGGTCCCCCAGTGTTG GGAGCGGGATGACCCCGGGGGCAGCAGGCTTCTCTCCCAGTGCTGCTTCAGATGCCAGTGGCTTCAGCCCTGGTTACTCCCCGGCCTGGTCTCCCACGCCGGGTTCCCCGGGCTCCCCTGGCCCCTCAAGCCCGTATATTCCCTCACCAG GGGGTGCCATGTCTCCCAGCTACTCCCCGACGTCGCCTGCCTACGAGCCCCGCTCCCCTGGGGGCTACACGCCCCAGAGTCCCTCTTACTCCCCCACTTCACCCTCCTACTCCCCTACGTCTCCATCCTATTCTCCAACCAGCCCCAACTACAGCCCCACGTCGCCCAGCTACTCCCCGACCTCGCCCAGCTACTCCCCGACCTCGCCCAGCTACTCCCCGACCTCACCCAGCTACTCCCCGACCTCACCCAGCTACTCCCCGACCTCACCCAGCTACTCGCCCACTTCCCCAAGCTACTCGCCCACATCACCCAGCTACTCGCCAACCTCTCCCAGCTATTCGCCCACCTCTCCCAGTTACTCGCCAACTTCACCCAGCTACTCGCCCACCTCACCTAGCTACTCTCCGACATCTCCAAGCTATTCGCCGACGTCACCAAGCTACTCACCAACTTCCCCAAGTTACTCGCCCACCAGCCCTAACTATTCTCCAACCAGTCCCAATTACACCCCGACGTCACCCAGCTATAGCCCAACATCCCCCAGCTACTCACCTACTAGTCCCAACTACACACCAACGAGCCCCAACTACAGCCCAACCTCTCCAAGCTACTCTCCGACCTCACCCAGCTACTCCCCGACCTCACCAAGCTACTCCCCTTCGAGTCCACGATACACACCACAGTCTCCCACCTATACCCCGAGCTCACCCAGCTACAGCCCCAGCTCGCCCAGCTACAGCCCGACTTCACCGAAGTACACCCCAACCAGTCCTTCCTACAGCCCCAGCTCACCGGAGTACACCCCGACCTCTCCCAAGTACTCACCTACCAGCCCGAAATATTCGCCCACCTCCCCCAAGTACTCTCCGACCAGCCCCACCTACTCGCCCACCACTCCAAAATACTCGCCGACGTCTCCTACTTACTCACCAACCTCTCCGGTCTACACCCCAACCTCCCCCAAGTACTCACCCACCAGCCCCACCTACTCGCCCACCTCCCCCAAGTACTCACCCACCAGCCCCACCTACTCGCCCACTTCCCCCAAAGGCTCGACCTACTCGCCCACCTCCCCTGGCTACTCGCCCACCAGCCCCACCTATAGCCTCACCAGCCCAGCCATCAGTCCCGATGACAGTGATGAGGAGAACTGA